CCGGATTCCCTCCAGGGTATCCGACGCCACCGACAGTGCTGCGCGTGCAGCGAAAGGTTACGTGCGCGCTACTCGGCGCGCTTCGTCATCGTGAGCTTGCCCTCGACGACCTCGTGCAGCGCAATCGACAGCGGCTTGTCGTCGACCGACGAGTCCACGAGCGGGCCCACGTTGTCGAACAGGTTCCCGTCGTGCAGATCCGTGTAGTAGTCGTTGATCTGACGCGCACGCTGGGATGCGAAGACGACCAGCGCGTACTTCGAATCCACCTTCGCGAGCAGCTCGTCGATGGGCGGGTCGATGATCCCGTTGACATTGGCCATGAAAACACTCCTCTGGTAGACCTCACTATCTTACCCGAGGTTTCTGGGCGGCGCAGCCGGGGGCCGCCGGGCCCACTCGGGCGCGGACGCCGCGGGATCAGCCGAGCAACGAGCGCACCACGACGTGGCCGCGGGTCGAGCTCAGGCGCGTCCAGGTCAGCGACCTCGACAGGCGCACCGGTTCGTCGTCGCGCAGGAACCCCAGCGCCTCCCCCGCGAAGGCGGCCGCGGCGGGGAGGCCGGGAGCGATCTCGCTCCCCCAGACGGCGGCGCGGACCTGGTGGACCACCAATTCTCCGGGATTCTCGGGGAGCGCGTCGGCGACGCGGCCGATGCCCTCGGCGGCGACCCGGGCCAGCGAGGCGCCGTCGATCGAGCCCGCGGGCTCCCATCCCGACACGGGCGGCAGCACCCCGGACCACGCGGCGAGGGCCGTGACGTCGGGCAGTTCCAGCGACCGGCCGATGATCCCGAGCCGCGCGATGCGATCCAGCAGCGCTCGCGCCTGCACGGTCGTATCGACCGGTTCGAGCGGCTCCTCGGAGAGCGCGAACGCCCGCATCACGAGCACCACGGGGACGGGATCGGTGATCCCGCGCGGCGCCTGGGTGCAGCCGTAGACAGCGAAGGAGGATCCGCGGCTCACGACGCGCACCTCGTCCTGCCCGACGCGCAGCAGGCGTTCGAGGAAGATCCGGAGGTCGTCTCGCGATGCGGCATCGGCGAGGGGAAGAGTGGCAGCCATCACCCACAAGCCTAGTCGCGGATGGGGTGGCCGATAGGCTGGGAGCGACCCTACCCGCCGATCCTCGGAGGACCCATGACTGCCGCTTCAGACCTCGTCGCGATGCTCTCGGTGATCGACTCGGGGGCGCGCACCAGCGATGACATCCTCACCGGGCACTCGCACCCCACCCCGCACGGCCGCTCCTTCGGCGGTCAGGTCGTCGGACAGGCGATCGTCGCCGCCGGCACCACGGTGCCGGAGGATCGCCTGATCCACTCGATGCACGGTTACTTCCTGCGTCCCGGGTCGAGCTCCGAGCGCATGACGTTCGAGGTCGCCCGGCTGCACGACGGCCGATCGTTCTCGACGCGACGGGCGCAGGCGTACCAGAACGGCACCGTGCTGATGTCCATGATCGCCTCATTCCAGGGCTCCGAGGACGGAGCGGAGCACCAGGAGCGCATCGATCTGACCGGGGTGCCGGTACCGGAGGATCTGCCGACGGTGTGGGAGAAGTACGGTCACCTCGCGGACGTGGGCCGCGCCTCGTGGGTCTTGAACCGGCCGTTCGACATGCGCTACGTCGAGTCGGACATCGTGCTCGCCGTGGCGGAGCGGACGAGCCGGCAGCGCCTGTGGCTGCGCGCACGTGACACGCTGCCCGACACGGCGATGCTGCACGCCGCGGCGCTGGCCTTCGCGAGCGACTACGTGCTCATGGAACCGGTGCTGCGCCGGCACGGGGTGCCGTGGGCCACACCCGGCCTGAGCAGCGCGAGCCTCGATCACGCCATGTGGTTCCACCGTCCGTTCCGCGCCGATGACTGGTTGCTGTACGAGCTCGACTCGCCCACTTCGCAGGGGGGCCGCGGACTCGCGCACGGCCGGTTCTACACGCGCGACGGGGCGCTCGTCGCGAGTGTGACGCAGGAGAGCATGCTGCGCTTCCCGGCCGCCGACTGAGCGTTCGCTACCCGCGCCGCAACCGGAGCGGCGCGTCCGTCCATGGCTCGACGGCGGCGCGCGCCTCGGGGGTGAGTCGCATCGGCGCGAGCGCCACCCCGTCGACGATCACCACGGTGGTGATCGCGCGGGCGACGACGCGCCGTTCCGACGCCGCGAGATCCACGATCTCGGTGTGGAGCTCGAGGCTCGATCCGCCGAGCCGACCGATCCACAGCTCCACCTCGATCGGGGTGTCGCCGTACTCGAGCACGCCGAGGAATTCGATCTGCTGGCTCGCGACCAGCATCTTGAGCCCGTCGGGGGTGTCGCCTCGGAAGTGCCCCTCCATGCCCGTGCGCTGCCGGGCCGTGCCGCGCCAGAACACGCGTACGCGCGCCTCCTCGAGGTAGCGCGCGTACGCGACGTTGTTCACGTGCCCGTAGGCGTCCTGGTCACCCCAGCGGAGCTGGAGATCGACGTGCACACGTGCCACAGGGTCAGTCTCTGGTGAGCTTGCGGTACGTGACCCGCGACGGCTTCGCCGCGTCGGCCCCGAGGCGCTCGATCTTGTTGGCCTCGTACGCCTCGAAGTTGCCCTCGAACCAGTGCCAGTTGGCGGGCTGCTCCTCGGTGCCCTCGTACGCGAGGATGTGGGTCGCGATGCGATCCAGGAACCACCGGTCGTGGGTGATGACCACGGCGCAGCCCGGGAACTCGAGCAGCGCGTTCTCCAGGCTCGACAGCGTCTCGACGTCGAGGTCGTTCGTCGGCTCGTCGAGCAGCAGCAGATTGCCGCCCTGCTTCAGCGTGAGCGCGAGGTTCAGTCGGTTGCGCTCACCACCGGAGAGCACACCCGCAGGCTTCTGCTGATCCGGCCCCTTGAACCCGAACGTCGACACGTAGGCGCGCGACGGAATCTCGACGTTGCCGACCTTCATGTAGTCGAGGCCCTCCGAGACGACCTCCCACACGGTCTTCTTCGGGTCGATGCCGCCACGGGTCTGGTCGACGTAGCTGAGCTTGACCGTCTCGCCGATCTTGAGCTCGCCGCCATCGAGCGGCTCGACGCCGACGATGGTCTTGAAGAGGGTCGTCTTCCCCACGCCGTTCGGGCCGATGATGCCGACGATGCCGTTGCGCGGCAGCGTGAACGAGAGCCCGTCGATGAGAGTGCGTCCGTCGAAGCCCTTGTGCAGATCCTTCGCCTCGAGCACCAGGTTGCCGAGACGCGGACCGGCCGGGATCTGGATCTCCTCGAAGTCCAGCTTCCGCGTGCGCTCCGCCTCGGCCGCCATCTCCTCGTAGCGGGCCAGACGCGCCTTCGACTTCGCCTGACGGCCCTTCGTGTTCGAGCGCACCCACTCCAGCTCGTCCTTCAGACGGCGCTCGAGCTTCTGATCCTTCTTGCCCTGCACCTCGAGACGTGCGGCCTTCTGCTCCAGGTAGGTGGAGTAGTTGCCCTCGTAGGGGTAGAGGCGACCGCGGTCGACCTCGCAGATCCAGGTGGCCACGTGATCCAGGAAGTACCGGTCGTGGGTGACGGCCATGACGGCGCCCGGGTACTTGGAGAGGTGCTGCTCGAGCCAGAGCACGCTCTCGGCGTCGAGGTGGTTGGTGGGCTCGTCGAGGAGCAGCAGATCGGGCTTCTCGAGCAGGAGCTTGCAGAGCGCCACGCGGCGCTTCTCGCCGCCCGAGAGGTGCTTGACGATCGCGTCGGAGGGCGGGCAGCGGAGCGCGTCCATCGCCTGCTCCAGCTGGTTGTCGAGGTCCCAGCCGTCGACGTGGTCGATCGCCTCTTGGAGCTCGCCCATCTCGGGCAGCAGTGTGTCGTAGTCCGCGTCGGGGTTCGCCATCTCTGCGGAGATCTCGTTGAACCGGTCGAGCTTGCCCTTGATGCCGGCGACGCCCTGCTGGACGTTCTCGAGCACGGTTGCGTCCTCGTCGAGCTCGGGCTCCTGCATGAGGATGCCCACGCTGTAGCCCGGGGTCAGGATCGCGTCGCCGTTCGACGGGGTGTCGAGCCCCGCCATGATCTTCAGGATCGTCGACTTTCCGGCACCGTTCGGGCCGACCACACCGATCTTCGCGCCCGGCAGGAACGCCATGGTCACGTTGTCGAGGATCACCTTGTCGCCGTGCGCCTTGCGCGCGCGAACCATCTGATAAATGTACTCAGCCATATAAATTCCGGGGTTGCCCCGAACTCCCTGCGTGAACGTGGATTGAAACGGATCCCCACCATTCTAGGCGGGCCGGGCGCACCCGGTGGCTACCAGTCGACGGCCCGGGTGGTGCCGATGAGGCAGATGTCGCCCGCCGGGCCGACGGCGGGTTCGACGGCGGTGACGAAACCGCGATCGGCCGTCACGAGCTGTCCGATGAGGCACTCCGCACCGACCCGCACGGAGACGAAGATGTTGTCGGCCACGAGCCCGGTCTTCGTCTCGTCGAAGCTGAACTGGATCATGGTCGGGTCGAAGCCGCCGTCGATCACGGCCTGCGCGACGGGCTGGCCGGTGATCGGCGACTCGCTCGCGGCGTAGCCGCGGATGAGCTCGGTGAAGTACGGGAGGTTCTCCTCCGCCGAACCGCCCGGGACGAACTCGGGAGCGACCTCGGGGACCGGCTGCGACGTGCGCTTCGGCGTTTCGGGGGTGGGTCCCTCCAGGATCGCGCAGCCCGCGAGCAGCGGAGCGGTCAGTGCGAGCGCCAGTGCGGCGCGGATGAGTCGTCGGCCCGGAGCGAGTGCAGTCACGCGGCAAGTCTACGCATCGATCCGGCGTGATCGCTGAGCGGGCGCGGTGCGCTCGTTGTGCGGGCGTGGTGCGGGCGTGGTGCGCTCGCCAGGCGGTTCCTGCACCTCACGCGGACCGATCCAGGCATTTCCGACCGCATGAGGTGCAGGGTCCGCGTGCGGTGCCGTCCACTGCCTTTCACGCCTCCTCGCGCGCGTCGGCGGCCAGGACAGGTGCGTTGGGCGCACGGCCTCGCGCGAGATTCTTCGCTCCCGTCGGCACGTCTCGCAGCTGGCGGTGCCAGTTCTCCACAGAACCGGGCATCCCCCGCTGCACCGTGCCGTGCGCCGCCACGATGGTCTCGAGGGGATGGTCCGGAACCGGCACGGCACGGGCCATCTCCTCGCCACCGCGCACGTCGCAGATGTGCGCGTCGCACCGCCACCCACGTCCCATCGACCGAGGAGCCACCATGTCCATTCATTTTTCCGCCGTCGGCACGATCGCAACAGCGCCGAAACTCTCGACGTCGGAGCACCGCGCGGCGTTCTGCACGTTCCGAATCGCCTGCAACGACCGGCGCTACGACCGGGAGCAGGGCAAGTGGATCGACGGCGACACGAACTGGCTCACCATCAACGCCTTCCGCAGCCTGGCGCTGCACGCCGCCGAGTCCTTCGCGAAGGGCGACCGGGTGATCGTGCACGGCCGTCTGCGCGTCAAGCAGTGGGAGTCCGGGGAGAAGTCTGGGGTCGCCGTTGAAGTCGACGCCGACGCGCTCGGTCACGACTTGCGCTGGGGCGTGTCGCAGTTTACGAAACGCGCCGGCGCGGCGGGGTCCGAGACCGCTCCGGCCCCTTCGGCGGAGTCGACCACCGAGGGATCGAACCGACCTCCCGTCGAAGCCGGTTCACAGGCGCACTGGCTCGCTCCCGCGGCACCGGATCCGGAGGCAGGCGCGGGCGCGGCACGGAGCGCGGACCCATCGTCCAGCGCCGATCAGTCGTCGTCCGCCGGTGACGCTGCGGCACCCAATCAGGGCGACGGATTCACCCCCACGCTCGCCGCAGCATGAGCGATCGGCAGGCACCGCAACGCCGGGGCTCGCCGTGTCGTGAGCGGTGCGAGCGGTGCGAGCGGCAGGCTCAGCGTCAGTCGCGCAGGTACTCGCCGAACGTCGCGCGGATCTTGCTCACCTTCGGGGCCGCGACCGCGAGGCAGTAGCCCTGCGTGGGGTTCTTCGCGAAGAAGTCCTGGTGGTAGTCCTCAGCCGGGTACACGTCGCCCAGCGGTTCGATGGTCGTGACGATCGGGGCCGGCCACCACTCGCTCGCGCGGGCGATCGCCGCTTCGAAGACCTCGCGCTGCGCGGCGTCGGTCGGGAACATCGCGGAACGGTACTGGGTACCCACGTCGTTGCCCTGGCGATTGAGCTGGGTCGGGTCGTGCATCGTGAAGAAGGCGTCGAGGATCACCTGGGAGGGGATCACCGTGGGGTCGAAGGTCACCGCGACGGCCTCGGCGTGTCCGGTGCGCCCGGTGCAGACCTGCTCGTAGGTGGGCTCGACGGTCTCACCGCCGGTGTAGCAGGAGATGACCTCCACGACACCGCGCAGCGGGCGATAGGCGGCGTCCAGGCACCAGAAGCACCCTCCGGCCAGAACATAGGTCTCCGTCATCGTGCGCTCCTCCACCAGGTATCGGCCGGGGTGACCGGGTGCTGTCGTTTGTGCTCGCTCGTGAGATAGCGGTGCTCGAGTCGCTGCGCCGCGGCGTCCGGCAGTTCCTCTCCGCGGAGATACGCGTCGATCTCCGCGTAGCTCAGTCCGAGGCTCGACTCGTCCGTCTGACCGGGGTCTCCGTCGAGCAGATCCGCGGTCGGGGCCTTCTGCCACAACCGATCCGGCGCGTCGAGTTCCCGCAAGAGCGAGGCGCCCTGCCCCTTCGTCAGACCGGCGAGCGGCAGCACGTCCGCGGCGCCGTCGCCGAACTTCGTGAAAAAGCCGGTAATCGCCTCTGCGGCGTGATCCGTGCCGATGACGAGGAGACCGTGGTCCCCCGCGATCGTGTACTGCGCGATCATGCGCATGCGCGCTTTCACGTTGCCCTTGGTGAAGTCGGTCACCGGGTTGCCGAGGGCGGCGCCCACCTCCGCGACGAGCGCATCGACGCCGGAGGCGATGTCGACCGTCACCGTGCGATCCGGCCGGATGAATGAGAGTGCGAGCTGCGCATCGTCCTCGTCGCGCTGCACGGCGTAGGGCAGCCGCACCGCCACGAACTCGGCCTCGCGGCCCTCCGCGCGCAGGCGTTCGACGGCCAGCTGCGCGAGCCGACCGGCCAGCGACGAGTCCTGTCCGCCCGAGATCCCGAGCACGAACCCGCGCACACCCGGAACCGCGCGTGCGTAGTCCACGAGGAACGACACACGTCGCTCGACCTCGGCCGCGGCGTCGACCTCGGCGACGGATCCGAGTGCCTGGATGACCTTCTGCTGCAGCTCACTCATGTCTTCCACCCTACTCCGGCAGGGTTTCCCGGGAGTTACGCTCTGAGCGACTCTCCCACGAGTTCCTCAGACGACATCAGGCAGCGCGGCCCGAGCAACCCCTTGAGCTCGCCGAAGAGATCCGCCGTGATGCGCACCTGCTCCCGGAGCTCGAAGATCCGCACCGCCGTCGAGGTGAGCAGGTGCAGCCGCACCTCGCTGTCGCCCCGGTGCCGCTGCAGTGTCGACTTGAGCTCTTCCATCAGATCCTCGGTCGCCCGGGTGTCCGACAGGGAGAGCGTCAGCACGGTCGCGTCCTCCTGCACGGCCGCGTCGATCGGGCGGACGCCGTAGGCATGCATCGACATGCCGTCGTCGCGGGCGTTCATCTTGCCGCGCAGTGCGACGATCGAGTCGGGCTGCAGCAGCTGACCGAACTCCAGGTACGACTTGCCCATGAACAGCGCCTGCACCTCGCCGGTGAAATCCTCGAGGGTGACCATGCCGTAGAGGTTGCCGGATTTCGCCGTGCGATGCTGCACACTCGTGAGCAGCCCGGCGAACGTCACGATCTCGCCGTCGAAGCTCGGGCTCGCATCGGGGTTCGTGACCTGCTGGACCGTCGCGGACGCCTCCTTCGCCAGAGCCGACTCGAGACCGCGGAGCGGGTGGTCCGATACGTACAGCCCGAGCATCTCGCGCTCGAACGCGAGCTTGTCCTTTTTGGTCCACTCGGGGCGATCCGGAATCTGCGACACCGGGTCCGCCGCTCCCCCGTCGCCCGCGGCCTCGGCGAAGAGCGAGTCGAAGTCGAACCCGACGTTGCCGTTCTCGGCGTCGCGCTTGTCCTTGACCGCGCTCTCGATCGCGGGCTCATGGATCTCGACGAGCGCCCGACGCGTGCCGCCCAGCCCGTCGAACGCTCCGGCCTTCACGAGCGACTCGATCGTGCGCTTGTTGAGCGCCACGAGCGGCACCTTCTTCAGGAAGTCGTGGAAGCTCTCGAAGCTGCCCTTCTCCTCGCGCGCTCCGCGCACCGCCTCGACGACGTTCGCGCCGACGTTGCGGATCGCGCCGAGGCCGAAGCGGATGTCGTCCCCCACGGCGGAGAAGTTCGCGAAGGACTCGTTCACGGCCGGCGGTAGCACATTGATGCCCATGCGTCGGCACTCGTTCAGGTAGATCGCGAGCTTGTCCTTCGAGTCGCCGACGCTCGTGAGCAGGGCGGCCATGTACTCGGCCGGGTAGTGGGCCTTGAGATAGGCCGTCCAGTAGCTGATCACGCCGTACGCGGCTGAGTGGGCCTTGTTGAAGGCGTAGTCGGAGAAGGGCAGGAGGATGTCCCAGAGCGCCTTGATCGCGGCCTCGCCGAAGCCGTTGCCGGTCATGCCGTCGGAGAACCCCGCGTACTGCTTGTCGAGCTCTTCCTTCTTCTTCTTGCCCATCGCCCGGCGGAGGATGTCCGCCTGGCCGAGCGAGAAGCCGGCCACGCGCTGCGCGATCGACATCACCTGCTCCTGGTAGATGATGAGGCCGTAGGTCGTGTCGAGGATGTCCCGCAGGGGCTCCTCGAGCTGCGGGTGGATCGGCGTGATCGGCTGCAGCCCGTTCTTGCGGAGCGCGTAGTTCGTGTGGGAGTCGGCGCCCATCGGGCCCGGGCGGTACAGCGCGAGCACGGCGGAGATGTCCTCGAAGTTGTCCGGCTTCATGAGGCGCAGGAGCCCGCGCATCGGTCCGCCGTCGAGCTGGAATACGCCGAGGGTGTCGCCGCGGGCGAGCAGCTCGTACGACGCCGTGTCGTCGAGCTCCAGGCGCTCGAGGTCGAGCTCCTCGTTGCGGTTCAGCCGGATGTTCTCGAGCGCGTCGGAGATGATGGTGAGGTTGCGCAGCCCCAGGAAGTCCATCTTGATGAGGCCGAGGTTCTCGCAGGTCGGGTAGTCGAACTGCGTGACGATCTGGCCGTCCTGCTCGCGCTTCATGATCGGGATGATGTCGATGAGCGGATCGCTCGACATGATCACACCCGCGGCGTGCACACCCCACTGCCGCTTCAGGCCCTCGAGGCCGAGCGCCGTGTCGTAGACGGTCTTCGCCTCGGCATCCTCCGCGAGCACGGCGCGGAACTCCGCCGCCTCCTTGTAGCGCCCGTGGGACGGGTCGGTGATGCCCGAGAGCGGGATGTCCTTCGCCATCACGGCCGGGGGCATCGCCTTCGTGAGCTTCTCGCCCATGCCGAACGGGAAGCCGAGGACGCGCGACGCGTCCTTCAGCGCCTGCTTCGACTTGATCGTGCCGTAGGTGACGATCTGGGCGACGCGCTCGTCGCCGTACTTCTCCGTCACGTACTTGATGACCTCGCCGCGACGACGATCATCGAAGTCGACGTCGAAGTCGGGCATGGAGACGCGATCCGGGTTCAGGAAGCGCTCGAAGATCAGCCCGTGCTGCAGCGGGTCGAGGTCGGTGATGCGCATCGCGTAAGCCGCCATGGATCCCGCACCGGATCCACGGCCGGGCCCCACGCGGATCCCGTTGTCCTTGGACCAGTTGATGAAGTCGGCGACGACGAGGAAGTAGCCGGGGAAGCCCATCTGGGTGATGACGCCGGTCTCGTACTCGGCCTGCTTGCGCACGGCATCCGGGATGCCCTGCGGGTAGCGGTACTCGAGGCCGCGCTCGACCTCCTTGACGAACCAGCTCTCCTCCGTCTCACCGGCGGGCACCGGGAAGCGCGGCATGTAGTTGGCGGCGGTGTTGAATTCGGACTCGCAGCGCTCGGCGATGAGCAGCGTGTTATCGCAGGCCTCGGGCAGTTCCCGGAAGATGTGTCGCATCTCGGCGGCCGACTTCAAGTAGTAGCCGCTGCCGCTGAACTGGAACCGATTCGGATCGTCGAGCCGGGATCCCGACTGGACGCACAGCAGCGCGGAGTGCGCGTCGGCATCCGACTCGTGCACGTAGTGCAGGTCGTTCGTCGCGACGAGCGGGATCTTCAGGTCGCGCGCGATATCGATGAGATCCTTCTTCACGCGGCGCTCGATGTCGAGACCGTGATCCATCAGCTCGCAGAAGAAGTTGTCCTTGCCGAAGAGATCCTGGAACTCGGCCGCGGCCTCCCGGGCCTCCTTCAGCTGCCCCAGGCGAATACGGGTCTGGATCTCGCCCGACGGGCACCCGGTCGTCGCGATGAGTCCCTTGCTGTACGTCTGCAGCAGCTCGCGGTCCATGCGGGGCTTGAAGTAGTACCCCTCGATCGAGGCCTTGCTCGACAGCCGGAAGAGGTTGTGCATGCCCTCGGTGCTCTCCGAGAGCAGGGTCATGTGCGTGTAGGCGCCGGCGCCCGAGACGTCGTCGCCGGCCCCGTCGCCCCAGCGGACGCGGGTGCGGTCGCTGCGGTGGGTGCCGGGGGTGACATATGCCTCGATGCCGATGATCGGCTTCACGCCCTCGTCTCGGGCCGTCTTCCAGAAGTCGAACGCCCCGAACGTGTTGCCGTGATCGGTCACCGCGATCGCGGGCATCTGCTGCTCGGCGGCCGCCTGGATGAGTGGTTTCACACGCGCGGCGCCATCGAGCATCGAGTACTCGCTGTGCACGTGGAGATGGACAAAGCCGTCGTTCTGCGCCAAGGATCACGCCCCTTTCACGGACGTCTCCAGGGTACCCTGCTTCAGCTCGACAGGACCTCGATGGCGTGCGCCAGATCGTCCGGGTAGCGGCTCTCGAACTGCACCGGTTCGCCCGTGCCCGGGTGCCGGAAGCCGAGCCGCATGGCGTGCAGCCACTGCCGCCCGAGGCCGAGGCGGGCCGACAGCGTCGGATCGGCGCCGTACATCGTGTCGCCGACGCACGGGTGGCGCTGCGCGGCCATGTGCACGCGGATCTGGTGCGTGCGCCCGGTCTCGAGCTCGATCTCCAGCAGCGTCGCGTACGGGAACGCCTCGAGCGTTTCGTAGTGGGTCACCGAGGGTTTGCCGTCGCGGGTGACCGCGAACTTCCACTCGTGTCCGGGGTGCCGACCGATGGGCCCCTCGATCGTGCCGGAGAACGGATCCGGGTGCCCCTGGACCACGGCGTGGTAGATCTTGTCGACCTCGCGCGCCTTGAACGCGCGCTTGAGTTCGCTGTAGGCCCGCTCGCTCTTCGCCACGGCCATCAGACCGCTCGTCCCAGCGTCGAGCCGGTGCACGATGCCCTGCCGCTCGGGCGGGCCGGAGGTCGCGATCCGGTACCCGGCGCCCGCGAGCGCCCCGAGCACGGTCGGGCCGTCCCAGCCCAGCGACGGGTGCGCGGCCACTCCGGCGGGTTTGTCGACGACGACGATGTCGTCATCGTCGTGCACGATCCCGAGCTCCGGGAGCTCGATCGGCACGATCTCGGGCCCCGTCTTCTCGACCCAGCTCACCTCGAGCCAGGCGCCCTCGGTCAACCGATCAGATTTGCCGAGCACCCGCCCGTCGAGGCTCACGCCCCCGGCCTGTGCCACTTCGGCGGCGAAGCTCCGGGAGAACCCGAGGAGCTTCGCGAGCGCCGCGTCGGCGCGCTCCCCGATCAGCCCGTCGGGCACGGGCAGGCTACGGTGCTCCATGCTCCTCCGATGCGGCAGGCTCCTCCGAGGCGGCCGCGGCGCGGGACGCCCGGGTCTCGCGCGGCGATCCGTCGACCGGCAGCCCGAGGAGGGTGATCGCGACGAACAGGATCATGCCGCCGACGATCGCCATGTCCGCGATGTTGTAGATGCCCTGGGGGAAGCCGAGCCACAGCCAGGGGGTGGAGATGAAGTCGATGACGTGGCCCACCGGGAATCCCGGTTCGCGCGTCAGTCGATCGGTCAGGTTGCCGAGCACCCCGCCGAGCAGGAGCCCCAGGAAGATCGACCAGGAGACCGAACGCAAGCGCCGGATCTGCCACAGGATCACCACCACGACCACCGCGGCGAGGATCGTGAAGATCCAGGTCGCCCCGCTCGCCATCGAGAACGCGGCCCCCGGATTGCGGACGAAGTGCCACTGCAGGAATTCGCCGAGCACCGGGACCGTCTCGCCCTCGGGGAGGTGGGTGACGACCCAGTTCTTGACGAGCTGATCCGCGGCGTAGATCAGGGCGGCGACGGCGAGCAGCACCAATGGAACCAGCCGGCGCCGCGAGGGCGCCGGCTGGTCCATGTGGCCCGACGAGTCGGGAGTGTCGTTCACGCTCCCGACTACTGCAGGCCGTCAGGGGCGCCGGACGGCTCCGGGGATCCGTCGAGGCCGCGCAGCTGCGACTGGATGTAGGAGCGCAGCGTGCCCCGGTACTCGCTCTCGAACTGGCGGAGATCCTTGATCTTGAACTGCAGGTCGCTGCGCTCCTCGCCCAGCACCTTGAGCTCCTCGGCGCGCTGCTTCTGCGCCTCCTCGACGAGCTGCTTCGCGGTGAGCTCCGCGTCCTCGACCATCTGGTCGCGCTTGGCCTCGGCCTCGCTGATGAGCTTGTCGCGCGTCGCTTCGCCCTCGTGCACGTGCTTGTCGTGCAGCTCGAGTGCGAGCTGCAGCATGGCGCTCGACTTGACGGCGTCCGGCTGCGGCGAGTGGACCTCGGCGGCCGCAGGCGCCGCTGCCTGAACGACCGGAGCGGAGGGCGCGGGCGCCTCGACGACGATGGTCTGCTCCGACACCGCGGTCTCCTCAGCACCGCCTCGCGCCTCGCAGGCGGCGAGCTTCGCCGTCAGATCCTCGATCTGCGTGTTCAGCTCGGCCTTCTCCTGCTCGTGCAGGCGCAGCACCTCGACGATGGAGTCGAGGAAATCATCGACCTGGTCGAGATCGTAGCCGTCGCGGAACTTGGTGATCGTGAACTTCTGATTCACGACGTCTTCAGGAGTCAGGGCCATCGTTACGTCTCTTTCGATTCGGGACCACTGCCGTGGTCGCAGTCAACGCTAGCAAAGAATGCTTCATTCTCGCAGGGCGGAGGCCGTCAGGGCGGGATTTCGCCCCGCGCGGCTACCACCAGCCGGGAATGATTGCGAGCAGGATCCAGCAGGACAGCATGGTGAGGAGCCAGCCGAGGTCGAGGGAGATCTGCCCGAGGCGGATCGGCGGCAGGACTCGACGGAACATCCGGATCGGAGGATCGGTGATGCTGTAGACGAGCTCGACCAGCACCGCCAGGGGCCCACGCGGCCGGAACCGGGGGTTGAGCACCAGCACCCAATCGAGCACGAACCGCACCCAGAGGACGAAGATGTAGATCCGGAGGGCGACTCGAAGAATCGTTCCGAGCGTGAGTACGATCTCCACGGGTTACGCGGAGGGGGTGACGAAGAAAGACCCGCTGTCGTTCGTCGTCGACTCGTCGCTGCCGGTCTCGATGTGCTCCGGCGAGAGCAGGAAGACCTTGCTCGTGACCCGCTCGATGCGACCGTGCAGACCCATCGTGAGGCCGCTGGCGAAATCGATGAGGCGCTTGGCGTCGGCCTCGTTCATACGCGAGAGGTTGATGATCACGGGCACGCCGTCGCGGAAGCTCTCGGCGATGACCTTGGCGTCGCGGTACTCGGAGGGGTGGACGGTGAGGATCTCGTTCATCGCCTGCGCCACCGGGGGCTTCGTCGGGGTCACACGGCGCAGCGGCGTGACGGCGGCGCGCTGGGGCGCC
Above is a genomic segment from Leucobacter rhizosphaerae containing:
- the rpoZ gene encoding DNA-directed RNA polymerase subunit omega, coding for MANVNGIIDPPIDELLAKVDSKYALVVFASQRARQINDYYTDLHDGNLFDNVGPLVDSSVDDKPLSIALHEVVEGKLTMTKRAE
- a CDS encoding acyl-CoA thioesterase — protein: MTAASDLVAMLSVIDSGARTSDDILTGHSHPTPHGRSFGGQVVGQAIVAAGTTVPEDRLIHSMHGYFLRPGSSSERMTFEVARLHDGRSFSTRRAQAYQNGTVLMSMIASFQGSEDGAEHQERIDLTGVPVPEDLPTVWEKYGHLADVGRASWVLNRPFDMRYVESDIVLAVAERTSRQRLWLRARDTLPDTAMLHAAALAFASDYVLMEPVLRRHGVPWATPGLSSASLDHAMWFHRPFRADDWLLYELDSPTSQGGRGLAHGRFYTRDGALVASVTQESMLRFPAAD
- a CDS encoding acyl-CoA thioesterase; translation: MARVHVDLQLRWGDQDAYGHVNNVAYARYLEEARVRVFWRGTARQRTGMEGHFRGDTPDGLKMLVASQQIEFLGVLEYGDTPIEVELWIGRLGGSSLELHTEIVDLAASERRVVARAITTVVIVDGVALAPMRLTPEARAAVEPWTDAPLRLRRG
- the ettA gene encoding energy-dependent translational throttle protein EttA, with product MAEYIYQMVRARKAHGDKVILDNVTMAFLPGAKIGVVGPNGAGKSTILKIMAGLDTPSNGDAILTPGYSVGILMQEPELDEDATVLENVQQGVAGIKGKLDRFNEISAEMANPDADYDTLLPEMGELQEAIDHVDGWDLDNQLEQAMDALRCPPSDAIVKHLSGGEKRRVALCKLLLEKPDLLLLDEPTNHLDAESVLWLEQHLSKYPGAVMAVTHDRYFLDHVATWICEVDRGRLYPYEGNYSTYLEQKAARLEVQGKKDQKLERRLKDELEWVRSNTKGRQAKSKARLARYEEMAAEAERTRKLDFEEIQIPAGPRLGNLVLEAKDLHKGFDGRTLIDGLSFTLPRNGIVGIIGPNGVGKTTLFKTIVGVEPLDGGELKIGETVKLSYVDQTRGGIDPKKTVWEVVSEGLDYMKVGNVEIPSRAYVSTFGFKGPDQQKPAGVLSGGERNRLNLALTLKQGGNLLLLDEPTNDLDVETLSSLENALLEFPGCAVVITHDRWFLDRIATHILAYEGTEEQPANWHWFEGNFEAYEANKIERLGADAAKPSRVTYRKLTRD
- a CDS encoding DUF6993 domain-containing protein; this translates as MTALAPGRRLIRAALALALTAPLLAGCAILEGPTPETPKRTSQPVPEVAPEFVPGGSAEENLPYFTELIRGYAASESPITGQPVAQAVIDGGFDPTMIQFSFDETKTGLVADNIFVSVRVGAECLIGQLVTADRGFVTAVEPAVGPAGDICLIGTTRAVDW
- the ssb gene encoding single-stranded DNA-binding protein yields the protein MSIHFSAVGTIATAPKLSTSEHRAAFCTFRIACNDRRYDREQGKWIDGDTNWLTINAFRSLALHAAESFAKGDRVIVHGRLRVKQWESGEKSGVAVEVDADALGHDLRWGVSQFTKRAGAAGSETAPAPSAESTTEGSNRPPVEAGSQAHWLAPAAPDPEAGAGAARSADPSSSADQSSSAGDAAAPNQGDGFTPTLAAA
- the msrA gene encoding peptide-methionine (S)-S-oxide reductase MsrA; this translates as MTETYVLAGGCFWCLDAAYRPLRGVVEVISCYTGGETVEPTYEQVCTGRTGHAEAVAVTFDPTVIPSQVILDAFFTMHDPTQLNRQGNDVGTQYRSAMFPTDAAQREVFEAAIARASEWWPAPIVTTIEPLGDVYPAEDYHQDFFAKNPTQGYCLAVAAPKVSKIRATFGEYLRD